The genomic window CAATATATAGTTCAACAATCTTTAGCTGCTAAAAGTTTAAAGGATGCACAAAAGGGAATGGCTTTTGCCGCACTAGCAAAGTTGATATCTCCACTTTTAATTAATTTACCGGGTTTAGTTGCAGTGCATTTATATACGAATGTTACTAATACAGCAACTGTTTTTCCTATGGTGGTTGCAGATGTATTACCAACAATTTTGTTAGGCTTTACCGCTGCATTGATATTTGGCGCAGCAATGACAACTTATAATGCAGGCTTGCACGGTAGTAGCACGCTGTTCGTTCTCAATATCTATAAGCCTTATTGCCAGAAAAGAGGAATAGAAATTGAAGATAAAAACTTGATTAAGGTAAGTAAGCGGTTTGAGATTATTCTGTCGCTATGCGCAATGTTTGCCGCACCTTTTATTTTATTTGCAAATAGTGGTTTTTACGCTTATTTACAGCAAGTTTCGGGGTTGTTTAGTATGCCTATTCTAACAATTGTGGTTGTCGGGTTCATTAACAAAAAAGTTCCACCAACAGCAGCGAAAGCAGGCCTGATAATGTTTATGGTTTCGTACTTTTGCTGTGAGTATATATTTGATGTCGATTTACATTTTTTGCATGTCTTAGCTATCCTGTTCTTAATCATTTCCGCATTGATGATGCTCTATGGATGGTTTTTTCCTATGCAAAAGAACGTTGTTTTTAATCCTCCCTTAGCTTCAGACGTAAATGCTGTTCCATGGAAAATGAGACATGTAGCCGCCCTCTCTTTAATCATTTGTATGATATTATTATACCTCTTCTTTTCTCCTTTAGGGGTCGCTAAACTAGATTAGTTTTTATATAAGACACTAATTTATCAGGAAAACAGCTTTGTGGGTAGTAGCCAGCTCAATGTTGTATCTCGATTCGCTATTCAAATTAATGACTTAGCTATCTGTATTATAACTAAATTTAACATGAGTTTTGGTTATTTTTAGTTGATTATCAGTTTTTTAAAACTGTGTAGGTTGAAAATGGCCGTCATTGCGAGGTACGAAGCACCTGCGTAGCAAGCTTGAATACCGACGAAAAGTAGTAAATAAATTAATGAAAAATCTTAAAGCGGTAGCTTTGTAGCCTGATAATAGTTGCAGGATTGCTTCGTACCTCGCAATGAAGGAAAAAGACCAAAAACTCATTTTAATTTAATCTAGCTTCAGATTAGGTATTAAATTTAGAAACCTTTGGAAATTCGAATGATATTTTTTCTTGTCTAGCTTAAAATAATGTGCGCCCTTTTTAGAGCCAGATTTATCCTTTTCATCCAATCTTATTAACAGCCCTATAGAATTTATTTTTCTGTTGAAGTTTCTAGTGTCTATCTTGGTGTCATTCACTTCTTCGAACAAATTCTGCAGTTGAGGTAGCGTGAATTTTTTAGGCAATAGTTCAAATAAGATAGGATGTAGTGCAGCCTTGTACCTGAGTTTCTTCCGGGCATCTGCCACCATTGTATTGTGATCAAAAATGAGTTTAGGTATTTCGCTAATCAAGAACCATTCCGCTTGAAAATCATTATTCAATTGGCTCTGGTATTTGCTAATATCAATAAGTGCAAAATAAGCAATAGATAGTGTACGCTCTATAGGGTCGCGATCTGGCTTGCCATAAACCTGAAATTGTTCTAGATATACGCCCTCTAGGCCTGTGTTTTTCTTCAATACCCTCACAGCGGCATCTTCTGGACTTTCATCTTGCATAATAAATCCGCCAATCAAGCTCCATTTGTTGATTTCTGGCTCGAGCCCCCTTTTGACTAATAACAGTTTAACGTGTTGTCCATCAAATCCAAATACTATGCAATCAACAGCTGCCAAGTAATGTGGCTGACTAGCGTACTCTATCATATCATTATCATTCTTGAAAATGCTAAAATAACAAACTTTATACAAATTATTAATTGTCTTATTGACAATTAATAATTTGTTTTGTAGATTAGCAATCTATTACACCAAGCCAAATTTATAATTATGAACGAAACACTAGATTTTGCATCGGATCCACATAGAAGATTGAATCTGCTTACCGGCGAGTGGGTACTTGTTTCCACCCCATCGTACCAAACGTCCCTGGCAGGGAAAGGTAGAGGAACTGCCACAAGACAACCGACCTGAATATGATCCTAAATGTTACCTATGTCCTACAAACGATAGGGCCGACGGCGATGTCAATCCCAACTATAAGGAAAGCTTTGCGTTCAAAAATGATTTTTCTGCACTATTGGAAGATACATCTTCTGCTACATTGAATGATAACGACTTATTGGTGGCAAAGGCAGAAAGGGGAATTTGTAAGGTAATCAGTTTTAGTCCGAAACATAACTTAACACTACCGGAATTAAGCATTGAAGAAATTACAAAAGTGGTTGATCTTTGGCAGAAAGAATACAATGAGCTATCGGCTATAGATTGGATAAAGTACATACAGATTTTTGAGAACAAGGGAGAAAT from Pedobacter sp. SL55 includes these protein-coding regions:
- the galT gene encoding galactose-1-phosphate uridylyltransferase, coding for MFPPHRTKRPWQGKVEELPQDNRPEYDPKCYLCPTNDRADGDVNPNYKESFAFKNDFSALLEDTSSATLNDNDLLVAKAERGICKVISFSPKHNLTLPELSIEEITKVVDLWQKEYNELSAIDWIKYIQIFENKGEIMGCSNPHPHGQIWAQSDLPVEIVKESNQQKKYYAIRKHSLLQSYLNLELQKGERIVYENKDFVVACSFLGGLAV
- a CDS encoding solute:sodium symporter family transporter, encoding MTIILSFLICTLTVAFISWYKTRSTNLNTVSGLFFGGKNNGYLVVAGSLILTNLSANQFVGENESVFINNMSVMAWGVTSVLAILLVSQFLLPVYFKYGMVTTPDFLALRYDESTKKLVSIVFLLSYAVNLLPPVLYGGAVALTSMFNIDALLNISYWQCIWIMVWILGITGSAYTIIGGLKAITISDSMLGAGFLFIGICLPFYALNHLGGGDFFNGLNLLLTKHTSHLNAIGGKHDAIPFGTIFTGMVLVNIYYWGMEQYIVQQSLAAKSLKDAQKGMAFAALAKLISPLLINLPGLVAVHLYTNVTNTATVFPMVVADVLPTILLGFTAALIFGAAMTTYNAGLHGSSTLFVLNIYKPYCQKRGIEIEDKNLIKVSKRFEIILSLCAMFAAPFILFANSGFYAYLQQVSGLFSMPILTIVVVGFINKKVPPTAAKAGLIMFMVSYFCCEYIFDVDLHFLHVLAILFLIISALMMLYGWFFPMQKNVVFNPPLASDVNAVPWKMRHVAALSLIICMILLYLFFSPLGVAKLD
- a CDS encoding NUDIX hydrolase, with the protein product MYKVCYFSIFKNDNDMIEYASQPHYLAAVDCIVFGFDGQHVKLLLVKRGLEPEINKWSLIGGFIMQDESPEDAAVRVLKKNTGLEGVYLEQFQVYGKPDRDPIERTLSIAYFALIDISKYQSQLNNDFQAEWFLISEIPKLIFDHNTMVADARKKLRYKAALHPILFELLPKKFTLPQLQNLFEEVNDTKIDTRNFNRKINSIGLLIRLDEKDKSGSKKGAHYFKLDKKKYHSNFQRFLNLIPNLKLD